One window of the Pyrinomonadaceae bacterium genome contains the following:
- a CDS encoding methyltransferase domain-containing protein, translated as MDLPGLGVQKGHWDLRDRFTDYVGGVDVKGKSVLDIGTATGFLSFEAEAHGAARVVSLDMSDVRQQAFVPFRGGQYHKDYEGWIREYGARIEKWKNAYWLSHRLLNSKAEVYYGDVYALPPELGQFDITIVGAVLEHLVDPVSALISIARLTRERLVLVTPLIETDEKIARFEPSADRPDDDFTWWTYSVGLYRELLTILGFTIERVTHADYYHEYAGRMEERATLVAVRPA; from the coding sequence ATGGATCTGCCCGGCCTCGGCGTGCAAAAAGGCCATTGGGACTTGCGTGACCGTTTCACAGATTACGTTGGCGGCGTTGACGTCAAAGGCAAATCAGTTCTGGATATTGGCACGGCGACCGGCTTTCTCAGTTTTGAAGCTGAAGCGCACGGCGCGGCGCGTGTTGTGTCACTCGACATGAGCGACGTGCGGCAGCAGGCTTTTGTTCCTTTCCGCGGCGGGCAGTACCACAAAGATTACGAAGGTTGGATTCGCGAGTATGGTGCGCGCATCGAGAAGTGGAAGAACGCTTATTGGCTGTCTCACCGGTTGCTGAATTCGAAAGCCGAAGTCTATTACGGAGACGTTTACGCGCTTCCGCCAGAGCTGGGGCAATTCGATATCACGATCGTTGGCGCCGTGTTGGAACATCTGGTCGATCCCGTGTCCGCGCTGATTTCCATCGCGCGCCTGACGCGCGAACGCCTGGTGCTGGTGACGCCTTTGATTGAAACCGATGAAAAGATCGCGCGCTTCGAACCGAGCGCCGACCGGCCGGACGATGACTTTACGTGGTGGACTTATTCAGTTGGGTTATATCGCGAGCTACTGACGATTCTCGGCTTCACAATCGAAAGGGTTACTCACGCCGATTACTACCACGAATACGCTGGCCGAATGGAAGAACGCGCGACTCTGGTTGCCGTCCGGCCTGCGTAG
- a CDS encoding DUF1698 domain-containing protein: MTKEEILLGLARLKPWFHCIDLGDGIRTKTRSAIGEPVEHPQPTWKAVQVCTPDDLSGKSVLDVGCNAGFYSIEMKRRGAARVLGVDSQRDLIRQAQFVRRVLGADVEYERRSVYDLDPIQMGQFDVTLALGLIYHCKHPVLALEKLFAITRELLVIETAVYPPEKVPDSFEYDEGGSRPTLHPLAYIENTADAKEAIYNWFVPSVNALTALLKSVGFERVEIFPGVQADRVIAACHKSEPYPDSRAVNYLAARLTLSSAPTTAGVGEVLRFRFNVENIGYARWLKGESASEEGAVHLVAHVLDENEEPLSWYHAGAFLPRDIAPGEAVEIDIEVPAPAQPGNYILMFDMVSEHLAWFEDLGSATVKQSIEVV, from the coding sequence ATGACCAAAGAAGAGATTCTACTCGGACTGGCGCGACTTAAACCCTGGTTTCATTGCATCGATCTGGGTGATGGAATCCGCACAAAAACCCGGAGCGCCATTGGTGAACCCGTCGAACATCCTCAGCCGACCTGGAAAGCTGTCCAGGTTTGCACGCCCGATGATTTAAGCGGAAAAAGCGTGCTCGATGTCGGATGCAATGCGGGCTTTTATTCGATTGAAATGAAGCGCCGCGGCGCGGCGCGCGTGCTCGGAGTCGATTCGCAACGGGACTTAATTCGCCAGGCGCAGTTCGTCCGGCGCGTGCTTGGCGCCGATGTCGAATATGAGCGGCGGTCGGTTTATGATCTCGATCCCATTCAGATGGGCCAGTTCGACGTGACCCTGGCACTCGGGCTGATCTATCACTGCAAGCATCCGGTGCTGGCGCTGGAGAAACTGTTCGCGATTACGCGCGAGTTGCTCGTGATTGAAACCGCTGTTTACCCGCCTGAGAAGGTTCCCGATTCATTTGAGTACGACGAAGGCGGGAGCCGCCCGACGCTTCATCCCCTCGCGTACATTGAAAATACCGCCGATGCGAAAGAAGCAATTTATAACTGGTTCGTCCCGAGCGTGAATGCGCTCACGGCGCTATTGAAGAGCGTGGGGTTCGAACGCGTGGAAATTTTCCCGGGCGTGCAGGCTGATCGCGTCATCGCTGCCTGTCATAAAAGCGAGCCTTATCCTGACAGCCGGGCGGTGAACTATCTTGCCGCACGGCTCACTTTGTCTTCCGCGCCAACGACGGCGGGGGTGGGCGAAGTTTTGCGCTTTCGTTTTAACGTCGAAAATATTGGTTACGCGCGCTGGTTAAAGGGCGAGAGCGCCAGCGAAGAGGGAGCCGTACATCTGGTCGCGCATGTGCTCGACGAAAATGAAGAGCCCCTATCGTGGTATCACGCCGGAGCGTTTCTGCCGCGCGACATTGCGCCCGGCGAAGCAGTTGAGATTGACATCGAAGTGCCCGCGCCGGCACAGCCCGGCAATTACATTCTCATGTTCGACATGGTTTCCGAGCACCTGGCGTGGTTCGAGGATTTGGGATCAGCGACAGTGAAGCAATCGATCGAAGTTGTGTGA
- a CDS encoding glycosyltransferase family 39 protein — protein sequence MSQKPAEVPYLEIDPRRALAWLNSFARAHAAALLSGVLLAVMALQMFAVIWRKSIAIDEVVMIPAAYYHLGAGNYQLVNEHPALAKIVAGLPLLFVQPNEVRPDQILHTPGTTEAKWETQAAIWDNNFDRFETLSFWPRAAMIFLALALGILIFRFGRELFGDRAAVIAVGLFALEPTFLAHGRVVQTDVPAALGYLLFFVALYYFNREPTLRRAVWLGAATAVAVLAKFSMLLVGPVLVPFFVFKLWRPGSIGRRRILTLAALVLLVTVVVINGAYFFQRPALMPGEIAWVNDPTIALTRFDSSAVTFFSFWLPKDFVLGILFQLRHNSSGHWAGFLGMHSQKGWWYYFPVAFALKATLPFLLLSLTALAWAIYQTFRRRVWFYLWLIVPFVLYTVFVLFSHINIGVRYYLPAYPFLIILGAGLLDQLLKSTRARTVAVVLTVALLGWVAIEAVRAFPHHMSYMNQLASGAPPWWYLSDSNVEWGDDSRLLAQELHARGETRVTDATLGGWATLRFYGIDRVDPLAATPPENPPRYIAIGASYLNGSTIPFPPGPNVTDTDRVNFFSEYRQRVPEAVIGGSIYLYRQTGH from the coding sequence TTGAGTCAGAAGCCAGCAGAGGTGCCGTATCTTGAGATCGATCCGCGCCGGGCGCTCGCATGGCTGAACAGTTTCGCGCGCGCTCATGCGGCGGCATTACTGAGCGGAGTGCTGCTTGCGGTTATGGCGCTGCAGATGTTCGCCGTTATTTGGCGCAAGAGCATCGCTATCGACGAGGTCGTTATGATTCCCGCCGCATACTACCATCTGGGTGCGGGCAACTACCAACTAGTCAACGAACATCCGGCGCTGGCGAAAATCGTTGCGGGCTTGCCGCTTCTTTTTGTGCAGCCGAATGAAGTGCGTCCCGATCAGATTCTTCACACGCCTGGAACGACCGAAGCAAAGTGGGAAACTCAGGCGGCTATTTGGGATAACAATTTCGATCGCTTCGAAACACTCAGCTTCTGGCCGCGGGCGGCGATGATCTTCCTTGCCCTCGCCCTGGGCATTTTGATATTTCGCTTTGGGCGCGAACTATTCGGGGATCGCGCGGCGGTAATTGCCGTGGGTTTGTTCGCGCTCGAACCGACGTTCCTCGCGCATGGACGGGTCGTGCAAACCGACGTGCCGGCGGCGTTAGGATACCTGTTGTTCTTCGTCGCGCTTTACTACTTTAACCGGGAACCAACGTTGCGACGTGCGGTTTGGCTCGGCGCCGCCACCGCGGTCGCGGTGCTCGCGAAGTTTTCGATGTTGTTGGTCGGGCCCGTCCTGGTGCCGTTCTTTGTTTTTAAGCTATGGCGTCCAGGAAGCATCGGCCGTCGCAGAATTTTGACTCTAGCGGCGCTGGTGCTACTGGTTACTGTGGTCGTCATTAACGGGGCCTATTTCTTTCAGCGGCCGGCGCTAATGCCTGGGGAGATAGCTTGGGTTAACGACCCGACGATTGCCCTGACGCGGTTCGATTCATCGGCAGTCACGTTCTTTTCGTTCTGGCTGCCAAAGGATTTTGTCCTCGGCATTCTTTTCCAACTTCGTCATAACAGCAGTGGCCATTGGGCCGGGTTCCTCGGAATGCATAGCCAAAAAGGGTGGTGGTACTACTTCCCGGTCGCCTTCGCCTTAAAAGCAACTTTGCCTTTTCTCCTGCTGTCGCTCACGGCCCTGGCATGGGCGATATACCAAACCTTCAGACGCCGGGTTTGGTTTTACCTGTGGCTGATTGTCCCCTTTGTGCTGTATACGGTGTTCGTTTTGTTCAGCCACATCAACATCGGAGTTCGATATTATCTGCCGGCGTATCCGTTCCTTATCATTTTGGGAGCAGGCCTGCTCGATCAACTACTCAAATCCACCCGCGCGCGGACTGTGGCTGTGGTCTTAACCGTCGCGTTGCTTGGATGGGTGGCGATTGAAGCCGTGCGCGCGTTTCCGCATCACATGTCTTACATGAATCAGCTGGCCAGCGGCGCTCCGCCCTGGTGGTATCTTTCTGATTCAAATGTCGAATGGGGAGACGACTCGCGTTTGCTCGCTCAAGAACTGCATGCGCGCGGAGAAACGCGAGTTACGGATGCCACGCTCGGAGGTTGGGCCACGCTGCGTTTCTACGGAATCGACCGAGTCGATCCTTTGGCCGCAACGCCGCCCGAAAATCCGCCCCGGTACATCGCCATCGGGGCCAGTTATCTGAACGGCTCGACTATTCCTTTTCCGCCGGGTCCCAACGTGACCGATACTGACCGCGTGAATTTCTTTTCTGAATACCGGCAACGTGTGCCCGAAGCTGTGATCGGGGGCTCGATTTATTTGTACCGGCAGACCGGTCACTGA
- a CDS encoding polyprenol monophosphomannose synthase, with protein sequence MRSLVVVPTYNERENVSAIVESIQQFAPEAHVLIVDDNSPDGTGQLADQLSTAQPERIFVIHRPRKEGLGPAYVEAFRFALARDYDLIMHMDADFSHDPKFLPQFFEKIADSDLVVGSRYLNGISVVNWDLKRLILSKAATAYIRMVTSMPVTDGTSGFKMWRRDVLAAIDLDKLWSNGYVFLAEMSYQAFRKGFKISEVPIVFVERRLGRSKFNVGIITEALWGVLRMRLRK encoded by the coding sequence ATGCGTTCCCTCGTCGTCGTGCCCACATACAACGAGCGTGAGAATGTCTCGGCAATAGTCGAGAGTATCCAGCAGTTCGCTCCCGAAGCGCACGTGCTGATCGTAGACGACAATTCGCCGGACGGCACCGGCCAGCTTGCGGATCAGTTAAGCACGGCCCAGCCCGAACGGATTTTCGTGATTCATCGCCCGCGCAAGGAAGGTCTGGGGCCGGCCTACGTCGAAGCGTTTAGGTTTGCGCTCGCCCGCGATTACGATCTCATCATGCACATGGATGCTGATTTCTCTCACGATCCGAAGTTTCTTCCGCAGTTCTTCGAAAAGATCGCCGACAGTGATCTGGTGGTCGGCTCTCGCTATCTGAATGGGATCAGCGTCGTTAACTGGGATCTCAAACGGCTAATTCTGAGTAAAGCGGCAACCGCATACATTCGCATGGTGACTTCCATGCCGGTGACAGACGGCACCAGTGGCTTTAAGATGTGGCGCCGTGACGTACTCGCGGCGATTGATTTAGACAAGCTCTGGTCGAATGGCTATGTATTCCTTGCCGAAATGTCGTATCAGGCGTTCCGTAAGGGATTTAAAATTAGTGAGGTCCCGATCGTCTTTGTCGAACGGAGGCTGGGCCGTTCAAAGTTCAATGTTGGAATCATCACCGAAGCTCTCTGGGGCGTCTTGCGCATGCGCTTACGCAAATAA
- a CDS encoding choice-of-anchor Q domain-containing protein: protein MNQSPKHPFAKAFGALILAIASLGLLASALDVSASREARQQPQIFQDKPNVQTPMRPIRPAAVVTVNFEELARAEKRRPSARQSEAESLEIHPPMTIPEPDVPFSSAELAKPPLDVPRLESGGDLIGSPAPAASFVAQLDEPKAGTATRAIPPDTTGAVGPTRIFSTLNTNYRIQNKADGAALSTMSIDAFWAPLNSATPGPSPQPSPVAGVFDPRIQYDPYKSGGRWIVAAISNSRTASASVLVGISATSDPQGTFTLYRFVVGCAAGAEGCDANGEYADFPMLGFNKNWIAVGWNQFRTSGAGSFVAGKMLILDYPALVGGTSTSMIFTANPGEGVCMHPATTLSATEETLYVPAHFSSAGATYRLHRITGTAGAPVFNFDSVNRSRPGGGWIQPSGDILPQTCVGTIGLTCPPALRSIDSGDSHLRSNVVFRSGNIFYSQTIGLPAPAGGPMTHTAAQWTRLDTSGAFVEGGRIDDPNATPTNGEFYAYPSIAVNANGDVLVGFSNFSWRHFARAAYAMRLNGESSMRDPALIKEGEDYYSKSFSGTRNRWGDYSHTVVDPDNDVDFWTIQQYASTRNPADNLTTTSNSRWGTWWAKIVPGGPPADPLPTPPPCATTLVVNDTGDAGDATIGDGVCATSGGACTLRAALDEANARSYCGLVSITFSITGQISLVNGQLFIAHNITLTGPGASLLTIRRSTAPGTPNSRILQVLSPAVASVSGLSISGGNISGSGGGIASAGTLTLTNMIVTGNSTTESSRGGGGVYVFGGSVTINHSSVSGNSSINGAGGGGIFIDSGVVTLSNSTVAGNTANAGIGGGVVNYSGVFFVVNSTISGNSAGTTFGHVGGGIYTTGASGVSTTIINSTISGNTAANGGGIVTFGPLTLTNSTVAGNVASNGNGGGILIFNPTTVTLKNTIVATNTLGAGGAGPDLSGAFVSQDYNLIGNTSGATFTGTTTHNVTNVNPQLGPLANNGGPTLTHALLACSRALNAGSNALAVDQNNSPLLTDQRGTGFNRISNGTVDIGAFEHQAAPVAPALFVDGSDLAAVDSVTLVRGPFTLVNNHNFSSEKRTRIVFFATDLGFGQLTEPDLNTLSVEMAGNSYSVEAVGPNSVTCGSYVVFRLPDLPPNTYQLGIRVRGVNSTNTPNITIVLPPSVPAASAKSKTSQLAIFLMTPLIDLLF, encoded by the coding sequence GTGAATCAATCGCCCAAACACCCGTTCGCAAAAGCCTTCGGCGCGTTGATCCTGGCCATCGCGAGTCTCGGACTTCTGGCGTCCGCGCTGGACGTCTCGGCAAGTCGTGAAGCGCGTCAGCAACCGCAGATTTTTCAAGATAAGCCGAACGTTCAGACGCCGATGCGGCCCATTCGGCCGGCCGCGGTCGTGACAGTCAACTTTGAAGAGCTGGCACGCGCGGAAAAGAGACGCCCCAGCGCGCGCCAATCAGAAGCCGAGTCGCTGGAAATCCATCCGCCCATGACGATTCCCGAACCGGATGTACCTTTCAGCAGTGCCGAGTTGGCGAAACCGCCCTTAGACGTTCCCCGGCTTGAATCGGGTGGCGACTTGATTGGTTCGCCGGCACCCGCGGCCAGTTTCGTGGCCCAACTGGACGAGCCGAAGGCAGGCACCGCCACGCGCGCAATTCCTCCCGACACAACCGGCGCGGTGGGGCCGACGAGGATCTTTTCGACTCTCAATACGAACTACCGGATTCAAAACAAGGCTGACGGTGCGGCGCTTTCGACGATGTCGATCGATGCATTCTGGGCGCCGCTAAATTCAGCCACACCCGGGCCTTCCCCCCAACCCTCACCGGTGGCGGGCGTTTTCGATCCACGGATTCAATACGACCCTTACAAAAGTGGTGGCCGTTGGATCGTCGCGGCTATTTCCAACAGCCGGACAGCGAGCGCGTCAGTGCTGGTGGGCATTTCTGCAACGTCAGATCCTCAGGGAACATTTACGCTTTATCGTTTTGTGGTCGGGTGTGCCGCCGGCGCGGAGGGCTGCGACGCGAACGGCGAATACGCTGACTTTCCGATGCTCGGCTTTAATAAAAATTGGATAGCGGTCGGATGGAATCAATTTCGCACCAGCGGTGCTGGAAGTTTTGTGGCCGGCAAGATGTTGATTCTGGACTATCCGGCGTTGGTCGGTGGAACCTCGACGAGCATGATCTTTACGGCCAACCCAGGCGAGGGAGTTTGCATGCATCCGGCAACCACGCTCTCCGCGACTGAAGAAACCCTTTACGTTCCCGCACACTTCTCCAGCGCGGGAGCAACGTACCGGTTACATCGGATTACCGGAACCGCCGGCGCGCCCGTTTTTAACTTTGACTCTGTAAACAGAAGTCGCCCCGGTGGTGGCTGGATTCAACCGAGCGGTGACATCCTTCCGCAGACCTGTGTCGGAACCATCGGCCTCACCTGTCCGCCTGCGCTGCGATCCATTGATTCTGGCGATTCACATCTTCGCTCCAATGTCGTCTTTCGGAGCGGAAACATTTTTTACTCGCAAACGATCGGTCTTCCAGCACCAGCCGGTGGACCTATGACGCACACGGCGGCGCAATGGACTCGCCTCGACACCAGCGGCGCCTTCGTTGAGGGCGGACGAATTGATGATCCGAACGCCACACCAACGAATGGAGAGTTCTATGCGTATCCGTCGATTGCCGTGAATGCGAACGGTGATGTATTGGTGGGCTTTTCGAACTTTAGCTGGCGGCACTTCGCGCGCGCGGCGTACGCGATGCGGCTTAACGGAGAGAGTTCGATGCGCGATCCCGCGCTGATCAAGGAAGGCGAAGACTACTACTCCAAGAGTTTTAGTGGCACGCGCAATCGGTGGGGCGATTACAGTCACACGGTGGTTGATCCGGACAACGACGTGGACTTCTGGACGATCCAGCAATATGCGAGCACCCGAAATCCGGCCGACAACCTGACCACGACCAGCAATAGCCGTTGGGGGACCTGGTGGGCGAAAATTGTTCCCGGCGGTCCACCGGCTGATCCACTGCCAACGCCACCGCCTTGCGCGACAACACTGGTGGTGAACGATACCGGCGATGCCGGCGACGCGACGATCGGCGACGGCGTATGCGCGACCTCTGGCGGCGCGTGCACGTTACGCGCGGCGCTGGATGAAGCCAACGCGCGCAGTTACTGCGGACTTGTTTCCATTACCTTTAGTATTACGGGTCAAATTAGCTTAGTTAACGGCCAACTCTTCATCGCTCATAACATTACTCTAACTGGGCCAGGAGCATCTCTGCTGACAATCAGACGCAGCACTGCCCCCGGTACGCCGAACTCTCGTATTCTTCAGGTTCTCAGCCCGGCAGTAGCTTCGGTTTCCGGACTAAGTATTTCCGGCGGCAACATCAGCGGAAGTGGAGGGGGCATTGCCAGTGCCGGGACATTAACTTTGACCAACATGATAGTTACAGGGAACTCGACGACGGAGAGTTCTCGTGGCGGGGGAGGCGTCTACGTCTTTGGCGGGTCGGTGACTATCAATCACAGTTCGGTTAGTGGCAACAGCTCGATAAACGGCGCGGGCGGCGGCGGCATATTCATTGATTCCGGTGTTGTCACTCTCAGTAATAGTACAGTCGCCGGCAACACCGCCAACGCCGGCATTGGCGGCGGTGTCGTCAATTACTCAGGCGTGTTCTTCGTAGTAAACAGCACTATTAGCGGCAACTCTGCTGGCACCACGTTCGGCCATGTCGGCGGCGGCATTTACACAACGGGCGCCAGCGGCGTATCCACCACTATCATCAACAGCACGATTAGTGGCAACACAGCTGCCAACGGTGGTGGAATTGTTACCTTTGGACCATTGACGCTGACGAACAGCACCGTCGCGGGAAATGTTGCCAGTAATGGCAATGGCGGCGGCATCCTGATTTTCAACCCCACGACAGTCACGCTGAAAAATACGATTGTCGCTACCAACACATTAGGAGCCGGCGGCGCCGGGCCCGATCTTTCGGGTGCGTTTGTTTCGCAGGATTACAACTTAATTGGAAACACGTCGGGCGCTACGTTTACCGGCACGACAACGCACAACGTGACGAACGTGAATCCACAGCTTGGCCCGCTCGCTAATAACGGCGGGCCGACACTGACCCACGCGCTGCTGGCTTGCAGTCGCGCGCTGAACGCGGGTAGCAACGCCCTCGCGGTCGATCAGAACAACAGTCCGTTGCTGACCGATCAGCGCGGCACCGGCTTTAACCGCATCTCGAACGGCACCGTGGATATAGGTGCATTCGAACATCAGGCCGCCCCTGTGGCACCGGCGCTTTTCGTGGACGGTAGCGACCTGGCCGCAGTGGACTCTGTGACGTTGGTGCGCGGGCCGTTCACATTGGTAAACAACCACAACTTCAGCTCAGAGAAGCGCACGCGAATTGTCTTCTTTGCGACCGATCTCGGATTCGGCCAGTTGACGGAACCGGATCTCAACACCTTGTCCGTAGAAATGGCTGGCAATTCGTACTCGGTGGAGGCGGTTGGGCCGAATTCAGTCACCTGTGGTTCCTACGTAGTTTTCCGCCTGCCCGATTTACCGCCTAACACTTACCAACTCGGCATTCGCGTCCGTGGCGTCAATAGCACAAACACGCCAAACATCACGATCGTTCTGCCGCCGAGTGTTCCCGCGGCATCGGCGAAGTCCAAGACGAGTCAGCTGGCTATCTTTCTTATGACACCCCTCATCGACCTGCTTTTCTAA
- a CDS encoding YfhO family protein — protein sequence MTRPFDPRFRIKSEHAAALSITLAPVIYFLPAILSGRVLCPADGIIQNVPFRATFAQMLRTGHLPLWDPYIFGGMPFLAAAQPGVLYALNWFYLFFSPAVATNLMVVATYIVAGLGAFLYARKIGTSLAGAMITALVWQFGGATIGQISHINIVQTAALLPWVLWSLEAYVETASFKRGTLIAIFIAVQFFAGHQQTFVYSLLLVIAYSIAMSFADRSRQKRYFSAIAFAGVGIVLAAVQILPTFELLRNSVRASSSYEFFTSYSMPKRFVFALFAPYVMGGGDGRLFRAPYVGPPYYPEMIGYVGLLAIMLAIAALVIKRDARTKFWAITFGVCLLLAMGRYAPLQIYQLIYFVPPLNLFRVPARHLMEVDFALAVLAGLGLTRLQRARQHGPVLLKVALIGIGVFMVTLLTVTWLRPAEFRLDRDLPVTVLRAAELFLPILIAAASAWALWRFGRRRRSALPLLFAVLLIDLVIWGQSSGWYPESPRSNEEYWRVPEVVQTLRRAAPGDAASFRILTVPHVFDPSQPVPSAKPEHASTWTQADVYMPHGIHNAAGYDGFGLERYQKMAGAMKVWGELTDPEASLRADSREIDLLNVRFVITSRQTSAKTGSASAANAFAQPLTEFGGYRFAANDFGLPAITKDRQIHFEVPSVEIDRIALVTNLAWSENVPDNAIVAHVRLEAADGRNFDLPLRAGADTSEWAHDRADIRARIRHRRATVATSYDVDDAAGAYQGHTFVTALSLPEKIKVVGGEITVAANPGSHDLSLGLFRISLVESSQSQTYALKRDSVRVQSSTGPASDAVSSPSAERWKFVGQTSDTRIYENARALPRAWLASDVRVLDDNAMLEVIRSGKFSDGSTWDPARTVLIESDVAQKPHSFSQGVASITKYEPNRIEISAKADAPSILVLSENHYPGWRAYVDGQFVETLRVDYNLRGVALPAGEHTVQFVYRPKSVIVGFSMSLLTALGLIGWVVIRRRRGRAN from the coding sequence ATGACTCGTCCATTCGATCCCCGCTTCAGAATAAAATCTGAACATGCCGCGGCCCTGAGTATCACGCTAGCGCCGGTGATCTATTTCCTGCCCGCAATCCTCAGTGGCCGGGTGCTGTGCCCGGCTGACGGAATAATTCAAAACGTGCCGTTCCGCGCGACTTTCGCACAGATGCTGCGTACCGGTCATCTGCCGCTTTGGGATCCTTACATTTTTGGCGGCATGCCGTTTCTGGCTGCCGCGCAACCGGGTGTGCTGTATGCACTGAACTGGTTTTATCTATTTTTTTCTCCCGCCGTCGCGACGAACCTAATGGTGGTCGCGACCTACATAGTCGCCGGGCTCGGCGCATTTCTGTACGCGCGCAAAATCGGCACGTCGCTAGCCGGAGCGATGATCACAGCCCTTGTTTGGCAATTTGGAGGCGCCACGATTGGCCAGATCAGCCACATTAACATCGTGCAGACGGCGGCGTTATTGCCCTGGGTGCTCTGGTCGCTCGAAGCTTATGTGGAGACGGCCAGCTTCAAGCGGGGCACGTTAATCGCCATCTTCATCGCCGTGCAATTTTTTGCCGGCCATCAACAGACCTTTGTCTATTCACTGTTACTGGTGATCGCGTACTCGATTGCGATGTCGTTTGCCGATCGCAGCAGGCAGAAGCGCTACTTTTCAGCAATAGCATTCGCCGGAGTCGGCATCGTGCTCGCAGCCGTGCAAATCCTACCGACGTTCGAGTTGCTGCGCAACAGTGTCCGCGCTTCAAGCTCGTACGAATTCTTCACTTCGTACTCAATGCCGAAACGTTTTGTGTTTGCACTGTTCGCGCCGTACGTGATGGGCGGCGGCGATGGCCGGCTGTTTCGCGCGCCGTATGTCGGGCCGCCGTACTATCCAGAGATGATCGGCTACGTTGGTTTGCTCGCCATCATGCTGGCGATCGCCGCGCTGGTGATTAAGCGCGACGCGCGTACGAAATTCTGGGCGATAACTTTTGGGGTATGCCTGCTGCTCGCGATGGGACGCTACGCGCCGCTGCAAATTTACCAGCTCATCTACTTTGTTCCCCCTTTGAATCTATTTCGCGTGCCCGCGCGCCATTTGATGGAGGTCGATTTCGCCCTGGCCGTGCTGGCCGGTCTCGGCCTGACGCGACTTCAACGCGCGCGACAGCACGGGCCAGTCCTGTTGAAGGTCGCGCTCATCGGTATTGGAGTTTTCATGGTTACGTTGCTGACCGTAACCTGGCTGCGTCCGGCAGAGTTTCGACTCGACCGCGATCTGCCGGTTACGGTTCTGCGCGCTGCCGAATTGTTCCTGCCGATCCTGATCGCGGCGGCAAGTGCCTGGGCCCTTTGGCGATTTGGCCGGCGGCGCAGGAGCGCACTCCCACTACTATTTGCCGTGCTTTTAATTGATCTCGTTATATGGGGACAGTCGAGCGGTTGGTACCCGGAGAGCCCGCGAAGTAATGAAGAATACTGGCGCGTTCCTGAAGTCGTGCAGACCCTGCGCCGCGCCGCGCCGGGCGACGCCGCTTCCTTCAGAATCCTGACCGTGCCACATGTTTTCGACCCGTCGCAGCCGGTCCCCTCAGCCAAGCCGGAACATGCGAGCACCTGGACTCAAGCTGACGTTTACATGCCGCACGGAATTCACAATGCCGCTGGTTATGACGGATTTGGACTTGAGCGCTATCAAAAAATGGCCGGGGCGATGAAGGTGTGGGGGGAATTGACCGATCCGGAAGCGAGCCTGCGCGCCGACAGCCGTGAAATCGATTTACTAAACGTGCGCTTCGTCATTACGTCGCGCCAAACGTCGGCGAAGACAGGCTCCGCATCGGCGGCGAATGCTTTCGCGCAACCGCTTACTGAGTTCGGCGGTTATCGATTCGCCGCGAATGATTTTGGGTTGCCGGCTATAACCAAAGACAGGCAAATTCACTTCGAAGTTCCGTCCGTCGAAATAGATAGGATCGCGCTGGTCACAAATCTCGCCTGGTCAGAAAATGTTCCGGACAATGCGATCGTGGCGCACGTGCGATTAGAGGCTGCTGACGGCCGTAATTTCGATTTGCCACTGCGCGCGGGCGCAGACACCTCTGAGTGGGCTCACGATCGCGCTGACATTCGCGCGCGTATTCGCCATCGCCGCGCCACAGTCGCCACGAGCTACGACGTCGATGATGCGGCGGGCGCTTATCAGGGACACACGTTTGTCACGGCTCTGTCTCTGCCGGAAAAAATAAAAGTTGTTGGCGGAGAAATAACCGTCGCCGCGAATCCCGGGTCGCACGATCTGTCATTGGGTCTCTTCAGAATTTCGCTGGTCGAGTCCTCGCAGTCACAGACTTATGCGCTCAAACGTGATTCCGTTCGCGTCCAAAGCTCCACCGGACCGGCGTCAGACGCCGTTTCATCGCCGTCAGCCGAGCGCTGGAAATTCGTCGGGCAGACAAGCGACACGAGAATTTACGAGAACGCGCGCGCGTTGCCGCGTGCGTGGTTGGCGTCAGATGTCCGCGTGCTCGACGACAATGCGATGCTCGAGGTAATCCGCAGCGGAAAATTTTCCGATGGCTCGACCTGGGATCCTGCGCGCACCGTGCTGATCGAATCGGACGTCGCGCAAAAGCCCCACAGCTTTTCTCAGGGCGTCGCGTCAATCACTAAGTACGAACCCAACCGCATCGAGATAAGCGCCAAAGCCGACGCCCCTTCGATCCTCGTTTTAAGCGAGAACCACTATCCGGGCTGGCGCGCGTATGTTGATGGCCAGTTCGTCGAGACTTTGCGCGTCGACTACAACCTGCGGGGCGTGGCCTTGCCCGCGGGAGAACACACCGTGCAGTTCGTCTATCGCCCGAAGTCGGTGATTGTCGGATTTTCCATGTCACTCCTAACAGCGCTCGGCCTTATCGGATGGGTGGTAATACGTAGAAGACGCGGGCGCGCTAACTAG